Proteins from a single region of Chryseobacterium sp. T16E-39:
- the tsaE gene encoding tRNA (adenosine(37)-N6)-threonylcarbamoyltransferase complex ATPase subunit type 1 TsaE, which produces MEFKINKLEDWQDVVEQIVPHLKHNILLLKGNLGAGKTTFTQFLLKNLGSQDEVNSPTYSIVNEYSTPKGKVYHFDLYRLKNIEEVYDIGIEEYLDNSFLCIIEWPEVYEEDLYGLKYHAMSITNTGENREIIFE; this is translated from the coding sequence ATGGAATTTAAAATAAATAAACTCGAAGACTGGCAGGACGTTGTTGAACAAATTGTCCCCCATTTAAAACATAATATTCTTCTGTTAAAAGGTAACCTAGGAGCAGGGAAAACCACTTTCACTCAGTTTTTACTTAAAAATCTCGGAAGTCAGGATGAGGTTAACTCTCCTACTTATTCAATTGTCAATGAATACAGTACTCCAAAAGGAAAAGTCTATCATTTTGATCTTTACCGTTTAAAAAACATTGAAGAAGTTTATGATATAGGCATTGAGGAATATCTTGATAATTCTTTTTTATGCATTATAGAATGGCCTGAAGTATACGAAGAAGACTTATATGGCTTAAAATATCATGCAATGAGTATTACCAACACAGGGGAAAACAGAGAAATCATATTCGAGTAA
- the clpP gene encoding ATP-dependent Clp endopeptidase proteolytic subunit ClpP: protein MDIKKEFRDFSVKHLGNSGLVTDQYMGMYGPTNLTPYIMEERRLNVAQMDVFSRLMMDRIIFLGTGIDDQVANIVTAQLLFLESADSSKDIQIYINSPGGSVYAGLGIYDTMQIIKPDVATICTGIAASMGAVLLVAGEKGKRSALKHSRVMIHQPSGGAQGVASDMEINLREMLKLKQELYDIIAEHSGQTYEWVEKSSDRDYWMTSEEAKNYGMVDEVLQRSKEKK, encoded by the coding sequence ATGGACATTAAAAAAGAATTCAGAGATTTCTCTGTAAAGCATTTAGGAAACAGCGGTTTGGTTACCGATCAGTATATGGGAATGTATGGTCCAACGAATCTTACGCCTTACATTATGGAGGAGAGAAGATTGAATGTCGCTCAAATGGACGTTTTTTCACGTCTGATGATGGACAGGATTATTTTCCTTGGAACCGGAATCGATGACCAGGTTGCTAATATCGTTACAGCGCAGCTTTTATTCTTAGAAAGCGCTGATTCATCAAAAGATATTCAGATTTATATCAACTCTCCTGGAGGTAGTGTATATGCAGGTTTAGGAATTTATGACACTATGCAGATCATCAAACCGGATGTAGCAACAATCTGTACAGGTATTGCCGCTTCAATGGGAGCTGTATTATTAGTAGCAGGTGAAAAAGGAAAACGTTCTGCACTTAAGCATTCAAGAGTAATGATCCACCAGCCATCAGGTGGCGCACAAGGGGTTGCTTCTGATATGGAAATCAACTTAAGAGAAATGTTGAAATTAAAGCAGGAGCTTTATGACATTATTGCTGAACATTCAGGACAGACCTACGAGTGGGTTGAAAAATCTTCTGACAGAGATTACTGGATGACTTCTGAGGAAGCTAAAAACTACGGAATGGTAGATGAGGTTTTACAAAGATCTAAAGAGAAAAAGTAA
- a CDS encoding histidine kinase has protein sequence MDGNYYMIHDYLIFIGVFAIFFFLTVSIYLFGQNKKYKQKNTKLSETNKIIEQRLNEVQLEHIGTKLNPHLFKNILNSVQSHAYQTYMSLDKLANVLDYILYESNNKFVSPKEELTFALSLIEINKIKVNPLFDFRIKSKIDKSDRIFEEKVFAPLISVDLIENAFKHTDFLAQDSFISIHLELENGIYTMKVSNKASVKNVLEKEKSGFGSQSLDQRLKMIYNTYYHLHKSSKNGIFTAELQINLGEFYDKMRYS, from the coding sequence ATGGACGGCAATTACTATATGATTCATGATTATCTGATATTCATTGGAGTCTTTGCTATTTTCTTTTTTCTTACGGTAAGTATTTACCTGTTTGGCCAGAATAAAAAATACAAACAAAAAAACACCAAACTCTCAGAAACCAACAAGATCATCGAGCAGCGGCTGAATGAGGTTCAGCTGGAGCATATTGGAACCAAACTGAATCCGCATTTATTTAAAAATATTCTTAATTCGGTACAGTCCCACGCGTATCAGACCTATATGTCATTGGATAAACTGGCAAATGTCCTGGACTATATTTTATACGAGAGCAACAACAAATTTGTAAGTCCAAAAGAGGAACTTACTTTTGCATTGAGCCTTATTGAAATTAATAAGATCAAAGTCAACCCACTTTTTGATTTCAGAATTAAATCTAAGATTGATAAATCGGACCGTATTTTTGAGGAAAAAGTCTTCGCTCCCCTCATCTCTGTTGATCTTATAGAAAATGCCTTTAAGCATACTGATTTCCTGGCTCAGGATTCATTTATCTCGATTCATCTGGAGCTTGAAAACGGGATCTATACCATGAAGGTGAGCAACAAAGCATCAGTGAAAAATGTTTTAGAAAAGGAAAAAAGCGGTTTCGGCAGCCAATCCTTAGACCAAAGGCTGAAAATGATCTATAACACCTACTATCACCTTCATAAAAGTTCAAAAAACGGTATCTTCACCGCTGAATTACAAATTAATTTAGGAGAATTCTATGATAAAATGCGTTATTCTTGA
- a CDS encoding T9SS type A sorting domain-containing protein, translating into MKKAFFLFSILGISFLSGQVGTTCANPIVIGSLPYTTTDDTANYADNYDPDESNNPPCSGSADDFGNFYHGGNDVIYSYTPTTTGTIKIEIPASAAIGWTGMFVYNSCTDIGLNYAACEGNVSDGDALTIDNFVVTAGQTYYILISSWPDPQTVSYTLNVTSLNLAVQDTELAKKQTSVYPNPAGKDLSFKSPKDIVFANVYTMEGKKIKSYKVHGNTISVDDLSAGSYIVEFTDKSDTVSTKVFIKK; encoded by the coding sequence ATGAAAAAAGCTTTCTTCTTATTTTCAATTTTAGGCATAAGTTTTCTTTCCGGTCAGGTAGGTACTACATGTGCCAACCCAATTGTGATCGGTTCTTTGCCTTATACGACGACAGATGATACTGCAAATTATGCAGATAATTATGACCCTGATGAGAGTAATAACCCTCCCTGTAGTGGTTCTGCAGATGATTTTGGAAATTTTTATCACGGGGGAAATGATGTGATCTACTCCTATACACCAACTACGACCGGAACAATTAAAATAGAAATACCGGCTTCAGCAGCAATAGGATGGACAGGCATGTTTGTGTATAATAGCTGTACAGATATTGGTCTTAATTATGCTGCATGTGAGGGGAATGTCAGTGACGGAGATGCATTAACGATTGATAATTTTGTTGTAACGGCGGGCCAGACTTATTATATACTAATATCTTCCTGGCCAGATCCCCAGACGGTATCTTATACTTTAAATGTGACCTCCCTTAATCTTGCAGTACAGGATACGGAATTAGCGAAAAAACAGACAAGCGTATATCCAAATCCTGCCGGAAAAGACCTGAGTTTTAAATCTCCGAAAGATATTGTATTTGCAAATGTGTATACAATGGAAGGGAAAAAAATAAAATCTTATAAGGTACACGGTAATACCATCTCTGTTGATGATCTGTCTGCAGGCAGTTATATCGTAGAGTTTACCGATAAGTCTGATACTGTATCTACCAAAGTATTCATTAAAAAATAG
- a CDS encoding alanine dehydrogenase translates to MSTTNIFTPFTEEELMPKEEKLEVIKKGKQFSIGVPKETCLHERRTCITPDAVQVLVDHGHEIIIESGVGVGSFFTDLQYSESGAKITNDPKEAFGQDLILKINPPTEEEIDYMKPNTYLVSALQINLREKEYFLKLAEKKINAIAFEFIVDEYKQLALVRLVGEIAGTVSILYASELLALSNGLMLGGITGVRPSEVLILGAGIVGEFATKAAIGLGASVRVFDNSLSKLRRLHTIVDSRVPTSIIDPKELGKALRRADVVIGALPRLNMQPIVTEDMVMKMKKGSVIIDITIDNGKVIETSELTTMEEPYVIKHGVIHCGLPNLTSKMPRTTTKAISNFFLSYILNYDEEGGFENMLIRKNEMKQSLYMYKGRHTKKIICDRFGLTYHDINLLIF, encoded by the coding sequence ATGAGTACTACAAATATTTTCACTCCTTTTACTGAAGAAGAATTAATGCCGAAAGAGGAAAAATTGGAAGTTATAAAAAAGGGAAAACAATTTAGTATTGGTGTTCCCAAAGAGACCTGTCTTCATGAAAGAAGAACTTGTATAACCCCCGATGCAGTACAGGTATTGGTAGACCACGGCCACGAGATCATCATTGAATCCGGAGTTGGCGTGGGTTCTTTTTTTACAGATTTACAGTATTCCGAGTCCGGAGCAAAGATCACGAATGATCCTAAAGAAGCTTTCGGGCAGGATTTAATTTTAAAGATCAATCCGCCTACAGAAGAGGAGATTGACTATATGAAACCTAATACCTATCTGGTTTCTGCCCTTCAAATTAATTTAAGAGAGAAAGAATATTTCTTAAAGCTGGCTGAGAAAAAGATCAATGCGATCGCTTTCGAATTTATCGTTGATGAATATAAGCAGCTTGCCTTAGTGAGATTGGTAGGAGAAATTGCAGGAACTGTTTCAATCCTATACGCATCAGAATTATTGGCTTTATCTAACGGGCTGATGCTTGGTGGAATTACAGGAGTACGTCCTTCAGAGGTACTTATTCTGGGAGCCGGGATTGTAGGTGAATTTGCTACAAAAGCAGCTATCGGGTTAGGAGCAAGCGTAAGGGTCTTTGATAACTCACTTTCAAAATTAAGGAGACTTCATACCATCGTTGACAGCAGGGTTCCTACTTCTATTATCGATCCTAAAGAGCTTGGTAAGGCTCTAAGACGTGCTGATGTTGTGATCGGAGCACTTCCGAGGTTGAATATGCAGCCTATTGTTACCGAAGATATGGTCATGAAGATGAAAAAAGGAAGTGTGATCATTGATATCACCATTGATAATGGTAAAGTCATTGAAACTTCGGAACTTACCACCATGGAAGAACCATACGTTATCAAACATGGGGTGATCCATTGCGGACTTCCGAATCTTACCTCTAAAATGCCTAGAACGACAACGAAGGCGATTTCTAATTTCTTCTTGTCTTATATTTTAAATTACGACGAAGAAGGCGGTTTCGAAAATATGCTGATCCGCAAAAACGAAATGAAACAGAGTCTTTATATGTACAAAGGGAGACATACCAAAAAAATCATCTGTGACCGTTTCGGACTTACTTATCATGATATCAATCTTTTAATTTTCTAA
- the dnaG gene encoding DNA primase yields the protein MISKQTIDKIFSTIRVEEIVGEYVQLKRAGSNYKGLSPFHEEKSPSFVVSPSKQIWKDFSTGKGGTAISFLMEIENFTYPEALRHAAKKYGIEIEEDQREFSEEAKNAQSERDLLYKIHEVANDYFQNFMWETEEGKSIGFAYFKERELKDDIIKKFQLGYSPEQKNAFTAHALEKGYTKEILEKSGLSIFPENAPNGIDRFRERVIFPIHSFSGRVLGFGARILKNNVKTAKYLNSPETEIYHKSNVLYGLNQSKQAISRKNICLLVEGYMDVISLHMSGIENVVASSGTSLTTEQIKLIKRLTENVTILFDGDNAGIKASFRSIDMLLTEGMNIRVLLFPEGDDPDSFARKHPQDYVEKFIENEAMDFIDFKAEILLKEAGNDPIKKAEAIRNIVKSVGFVQNALKREVYLKEVSNKFGLSEQSLFNELDVQKQIIQNQTQHVQQQKENVPVKMDIVPLDDDKGDPFLYDVLFMESKLVDHMLMFGDIVLKRTDENNGEYQITVIEEILHHFEEEGYEFLVKGNEIIINQVREGIKEDELRSGNFFVSFMDEQITSKVVDALIPPDELENWASRNIYPPNYGDKVAEQVKGDVLLHKYRYIDYLIKETAKELDQHSGSNEEKYFELIKKITLLKQASMKLSDIIEYSPIKGVYRERK from the coding sequence ATGATTTCTAAACAGACCATAGATAAAATATTCTCCACGATCCGGGTAGAAGAGATTGTGGGTGAGTATGTGCAGTTGAAGAGGGCAGGGTCTAATTACAAAGGGCTCAGTCCCTTTCATGAAGAAAAATCTCCCAGTTTTGTCGTTTCACCCAGTAAGCAGATCTGGAAAGATTTCTCAACGGGAAAAGGAGGAACTGCCATTTCTTTTCTTATGGAAATTGAAAACTTCACCTATCCTGAAGCTCTTCGCCATGCTGCTAAGAAATATGGAATTGAGATTGAAGAAGATCAGCGGGAATTTTCTGAGGAAGCAAAAAATGCACAGTCTGAAAGGGATTTGCTCTATAAAATTCATGAAGTTGCGAATGATTATTTTCAAAACTTCATGTGGGAAACTGAAGAAGGTAAATCGATCGGTTTTGCTTACTTTAAAGAGCGTGAGCTGAAAGATGATATCATTAAAAAGTTTCAATTGGGGTATTCTCCTGAACAGAAAAATGCTTTTACGGCGCATGCTCTGGAAAAAGGCTATACTAAGGAGATTTTAGAAAAATCAGGACTTTCTATTTTCCCTGAAAATGCTCCGAATGGGATTGACCGTTTTCGCGAGCGGGTTATATTTCCGATTCATAGTTTCTCCGGAAGGGTATTGGGATTTGGTGCCAGAATTCTTAAGAATAATGTCAAAACAGCCAAATACCTCAATTCTCCGGAAACCGAGATCTATCATAAGTCGAACGTTCTTTATGGTTTAAATCAAAGTAAACAGGCTATTTCCCGGAAAAACATCTGTCTTTTAGTGGAAGGATATATGGATGTAATCTCACTTCATATGTCAGGGATCGAAAATGTGGTCGCTAGTTCTGGAACTTCTTTAACTACGGAGCAGATCAAACTGATCAAAAGGCTTACTGAAAATGTAACGATTCTTTTTGATGGAGACAATGCTGGAATTAAAGCAAGCTTCCGAAGCATTGATATGCTACTCACAGAAGGAATGAACATTCGTGTGCTTTTGTTTCCGGAAGGTGATGATCCCGATTCTTTTGCGAGAAAACACCCCCAGGATTATGTTGAAAAATTCATCGAAAATGAAGCGATGGATTTTATTGACTTTAAAGCTGAAATACTTTTAAAAGAAGCAGGAAACGACCCGATCAAGAAAGCAGAGGCGATCAGGAATATTGTAAAATCAGTTGGATTTGTTCAAAACGCCCTTAAAAGAGAGGTTTATTTAAAGGAGGTTTCCAATAAATTTGGTCTTTCTGAGCAGAGTTTATTTAATGAGCTGGATGTTCAGAAGCAAATCATTCAAAATCAGACTCAGCATGTACAGCAGCAGAAGGAGAATGTCCCTGTAAAAATGGATATTGTGCCTTTGGATGATGACAAAGGTGATCCTTTTCTGTATGATGTCCTTTTTATGGAGAGTAAGCTGGTTGATCACATGCTTATGTTTGGAGATATCGTTCTGAAAAGAACGGATGAAAATAATGGCGAGTATCAGATCACAGTGATTGAAGAGATTCTGCATCATTTTGAAGAAGAGGGATATGAGTTTTTAGTTAAAGGAAATGAGATCATCATTAATCAGGTAAGAGAAGGAATTAAAGAAGATGAGTTGCGAAGCGGAAACTTTTTTGTATCTTTTATGGACGAACAGATCACCAGCAAAGTGGTGGATGCATTAATTCCACCGGATGAACTTGAAAACTGGGCCTCCCGGAATATTTACCCACCCAATTATGGAGACAAAGTTGCAGAACAGGTAAAAGGAGATGTATTACTTCATAAATACAGGTATATCGATTATTTAATAAAAGAAACAGCTAAAGAGCTTGATCAGCATAGCGGAAGCAATGAGGAAAAATATTTTGAACTTATCAAAAAAATTACCTTGCTGAAGCAGGCATCAATGAAACTAAGCGATATTATTGAATATTCCCCTATTAAAGGTGTTTACAGAGAGAGGAAATAA
- a CDS encoding LytR/AlgR family response regulator transcription factor, which translates to MIKCVILDDELLAISYLKLLCEQIDNVEVVKAFNDPKIFLSEIHSIDCNVCILDIEMPGMTGLQVAELISDSKKIIFTTAYKEYAAEAFDLNVVDYVRKPIKKERLIQAFEKAKELVATPPKKDFIEWNTNIGKTIIFTEQIAYIKTSEIDSRDKDIILNDGTNIVLKNLNFKNLLEMLPAKDFAQVNKKEIIALSSIKVFSTNEIITTIPGEDESFLKLQIGDTYKSSLLELFGK; encoded by the coding sequence ATGATAAAATGCGTTATTCTTGATGATGAATTACTGGCTATTAGCTATTTAAAGCTTCTATGTGAACAGATTGATAACGTAGAAGTAGTCAAGGCTTTTAATGACCCTAAGATCTTCCTTAGTGAAATACATTCCATCGACTGCAATGTCTGCATATTAGATATTGAAATGCCGGGAATGACCGGTTTACAGGTGGCCGAATTAATCTCTGATTCCAAGAAAATCATTTTCACTACCGCCTACAAAGAATACGCGGCTGAAGCATTTGACCTTAATGTAGTCGACTATGTCCGGAAGCCCATCAAAAAAGAAAGGTTGATACAGGCTTTTGAAAAAGCAAAAGAACTGGTTGCAACTCCACCTAAAAAAGATTTTATTGAATGGAATACTAATATTGGGAAAACCATTATTTTCACAGAGCAGATCGCCTATATTAAAACTTCAGAGATCGACAGCCGGGACAAGGATATTATTCTTAATGACGGCACCAATATCGTCCTGAAAAATCTGAATTTTAAAAACCTTCTGGAAATGCTTCCGGCAAAAGATTTTGCCCAGGTAAATAAAAAAGAGATCATTGCTTTGTCTTCCATCAAAGTATTTTCTACCAACGAAATTATTACCACAATTCCCGGAGAAGATGAAAGTTTTCTCAAACTGCAAATTGGAGATACCTATAAAAGCTCCTTACTGGAATTGTTTGGAAAGTAA